The following are encoded together in the Oncorhynchus masou masou isolate Uvic2021 chromosome 5, UVic_Omas_1.1, whole genome shotgun sequence genome:
- the ptgis gene encoding prostacyclin synthase isoform X1, with amino-acid sequence MLWTIFLLLNGLLALVILYSSRSRQKNEPPLDKGFIPWLGHALEFGKDAAKFLTRMKQKHGDIFTVRVCGRYITVLLDPNSYDAVLDDKVSLDFSRYAQVLMQRIFSLRLPNHNPDTERAWMEQHFQGPSLARLSSTMHLHLQTLLRDEERSCSPADWRQDGLFSLCYSLLFGAGYLTLFGAENSNDVTALATVYKEFRTFDGLLAKLARSTLKQEEKRTASLSQERLWELLSPAWLSRGKGSESSSWQQSYLSHLQTEGVDTEMQRRAMLLQLWATQGNAGPAAFWLLSFLLTHPEAMRAVRKEIRGLRLQEDGSLQRHPLDTLEHHSTPVFNSVLSETLRLTAAALITREVVQDKTLCLASGQAYHLRQGDRVCMFPFLSPQMDPQIHHDPQTFQYDRFLNADGTERKKFYKGGERLKYYTMPWGAGNNMCVGRHFAVSGIKQFVFMVLSRLDLELCDPTAIVPPVNPGRYGFGMLQPDGDLEVRYRLKTLQ; translated from the exons ATGTTATGGACTATATTTTTACTGCTCAATGGTTTGCTCGCTCTCGTCATTCTTTACTCTTCCCGCTCAAG ACAAAAAAATGAACCACCATTAGACAAAGGCTTCATTCCGTGGCTGGGTCATGCCCTGGAGTTTGGAAAAGATGCTGCAAAGTTTCTAACACGGATGAAACAAAAACATGGTGACATTTTTACG GTGCGTGTTTGTGGTCGTTACATCACTGTGCTGCTGGATCCTAACTCCTATGACGCGGTCCTCGATGACAAAGTCTCTCTGGACTTCAGTCGCTACGCCCAGGTCCTGATGCAAAGGATCTTCAGCCTGAGACTACCCAATCACaacccagacacagagagggccTGGATGGAACA GCACTTCCAGGGCCCTAGCCTGGCCAGATTAAGCAGCACCATGCACCTCCACCTCCAGACACTGCTacgggatgaggagaggagctgTAGCCCAGCAGACTGGAGGCAGGATGGCCTCTTCAGCCTCTGTTACAGCTTGCTCTTCGG GGCTGGGTATCTCACACTGTTCGGTGCAGAGAACAGCAACGATGTCACCGCACTCGCTACTGTCTACAAAGAGTTCCGCACGTTTGATGGTCTCCTCGCAAAACTGGCACGTTCAACCCTCAAGCAAG aggagaagaggacagcaAGCCTGTCCCAGGAGAGACTGTGGGAGCTGCTGTCCCCAGCGTGGCTGAGCAGAGGAAAGGGGTCAGAGAGCAGCTCCTGGCAGCAGAGTTACCTCAGCCATCTACAGACGGAAGGAGTGGACACGGAGATGCAGAGACGAGCCATGCTGCTTCAGCTCTGGGCCACCCAG GGTAACGCTGGGCCTGCTGCTTTCTGGCTTCTGAGTTTCCTGCTCACGCACCCCGAGGCCATGAGAGCTGTGAGGAAGGAGATCAGAGGCCTGCGTCTACAGGAGGACGGCTCTCTACAGCGACACCCTCTGGACACACTGGAGCACCACAGCACACCTGTGTTCA ACAGTGTTCTGAGTGAGACCCTGCGTCTGACCGCTGCTGCCCTCATCACCAGAGAGGTGGTCCAGGACAAGACCCTTTGTCTGGCCAGTGGACAGGCATACCacctcagacagggggacagggtgtGTATGTTCCCCTTCCTCAGCCCTCAGATGGACCCCCAGATACACCACGATCCACAG ACATTTCAATATGACCGCTTCCTGAATGCAGACgggacagagaggaagaagtTCTATAAGGGCGGGGAGAGACTAAAGTATTACACCATGCCATGGGGTGCAGGCAACAACATGTGTGTAGGGAGACACTTTGCAGTCAGTGGCATCAAACA